The following proteins come from a genomic window of Pirellula staleyi DSM 6068:
- a CDS encoding DUF202 domain-containing protein, giving the protein MASDPASDPRDPRIYLAAERTFLAWIRTSLALMGFGFVIARFGWFVRVTLQIPEQATGWQPSLVLGSVLLLLGVAVCIYSAWRFDSHLAAIDRGDFRQKFSSRFAWAMSLALLVIGLLALLGIYLLPSK; this is encoded by the coding sequence ATGGCGAGCGATCCTGCTTCCGATCCCCGCGACCCGCGCATCTACCTCGCTGCGGAACGAACCTTTCTGGCGTGGATTCGCACCTCGCTGGCCCTGATGGGGTTTGGGTTTGTCATCGCTCGATTTGGTTGGTTTGTCCGCGTCACGCTGCAAATTCCCGAGCAAGCGACCGGCTGGCAGCCTTCACTGGTCCTCGGAAGTGTACTGCTGCTGCTAGGCGTTGCGGTCTGCATCTACTCCGCCTGGCGATTCGATTCCCACCTTGCTGCCATCGACCGGGGTGACTTTCGGCAGAAATTTTCGTCCCGGTTTGCCTGGGCAATGTCGCTGGCCTTGCTCGTCATCGGCTTGCTGGCACTGCTCGGAATCTATCTCTTGCCGTCGAAATAA
- a CDS encoding neutral zinc metallopeptidase yields MRWQGNRQSDQVEDQRGGRSARGPALAGGGIGLIVLVVVVMLMGGNPEQILQLIGQPPAGVEQPGDPAGGEVAATPENDEIKQFVATVLADTEDVWEEQFRLAGRSYQKPKLVLFTGNVKSACGFADSAMGPFYCPGDDKVYLDFSFFDELARRFDAPGDFAQAYVIAHEVGHHVQNLLGITDKVHRQKGELSEAEYNQLSVRLELQADFFAGVWAHHADRSRNLLEEGDVEEGLRAATAIGDDTLQKQARGYVVPDSFTHGTSAQRVRWFKKGLTTGDMSLGDTFSADEL; encoded by the coding sequence ATGCGATGGCAAGGTAATCGTCAGAGTGATCAGGTTGAAGATCAGCGTGGAGGTCGCTCCGCGCGTGGTCCCGCCCTGGCAGGCGGCGGCATTGGTTTGATCGTGCTCGTCGTGGTGGTGATGCTCATGGGGGGAAATCCCGAGCAGATTCTGCAGCTGATCGGTCAGCCTCCCGCAGGAGTCGAGCAGCCTGGCGATCCTGCAGGTGGGGAAGTTGCTGCTACACCTGAGAACGACGAGATCAAGCAGTTCGTAGCCACTGTACTGGCCGATACCGAAGATGTCTGGGAGGAGCAGTTTCGCCTCGCGGGACGCAGCTATCAAAAACCGAAGCTGGTGCTATTCACTGGCAATGTAAAATCGGCTTGCGGATTTGCTGATAGTGCGATGGGGCCCTTCTATTGTCCCGGCGATGATAAAGTCTATTTAGATTTTAGCTTCTTTGATGAACTAGCACGGCGTTTTGATGCCCCAGGTGATTTTGCCCAAGCTTATGTGATTGCTCATGAAGTAGGGCATCATGTGCAAAACCTATTAGGTATCACCGATAAGGTGCATCGACAGAAGGGAGAGTTGAGCGAGGCTGAATATAACCAGCTCTCCGTACGTCTTGAGCTTCAAGCCGACTTTTTCGCAGGAGTCTGGGCTCATCATGCCGACCGGAGCCGCAATCTCCTCGAAGAAGGGGATGTCGAAGAAGGGCTGCGAGCTGCGACGGCGATTGGCGATGATACTCTGCAAAAACAGGCACGCGGCTATGTAGTCCCCGACTCATTCACGCACGGCACCAGTGCCCAGCGCGTACGCTGGTTCAAGAAGGGGCTGACCACCGGAGATATGAGTTTGGGGGACACTTTCTCAGCCGACGAACTCTAA
- a CDS encoding protocatechuate 3,4-dioxygenase has product MNAPYIIRSRRTFMAASAAAFASALWTTKGLFAEELMKTPLQTEGPFYPDKLPLDTDNDLLVINDGITPAVGTITHLTGKLTDTSGNPIRGAMIEIWQCDNNGAYLHSGTGNREKRDGNFQGFGRFFTGATGEYYFRTIKPVAYPGRTPHIHVAVKRPGAEMFTTQCYIKGEAQNERDGVLRGVRDLKARELLLASFEPIKESKIGELAASFNIVVGATPTQG; this is encoded by the coding sequence ATGAACGCTCCTTATATCATTCGCTCGCGCCGCACGTTTATGGCGGCTAGCGCAGCAGCCTTTGCCAGCGCACTTTGGACGACGAAAGGACTCTTCGCCGAGGAACTGATGAAGACTCCTCTGCAAACTGAAGGTCCGTTCTATCCTGATAAATTGCCACTCGATACCGACAACGATTTGCTGGTGATCAACGATGGGATCACCCCCGCCGTTGGCACGATCACGCATCTGACGGGCAAGTTGACCGATACCAGTGGCAATCCCATTCGCGGCGCTATGATTGAAATCTGGCAGTGCGATAACAACGGTGCTTACCTGCACAGCGGAACGGGCAATCGTGAAAAACGGGATGGTAACTTCCAAGGTTTCGGGCGATTCTTCACTGGCGCGACTGGCGAGTATTATTTCCGGACCATCAAGCCGGTTGCTTATCCCGGACGGACACCGCACATTCATGTGGCGGTGAAACGTCCCGGGGCCGAGATGTTCACCACTCAGTGCTATATCAAGGGTGAAGCCCAAAACGAACGGGATGGTGTACTACGCGGCGTTCGTGATTTGAAAGCCCGCGAACTGTTGCTCGCGAGTTTCGAGCCGATTAAAGAATCGAAGATTGGCGAACTAGCTGCCAGCTTTAATATCGTTGTCGGAGCCACACCGACGCAGGGCTGA
- a CDS encoding VOC family protein, with translation MDLVDAYPIIVTDKLGACRDFYAKWFGLEVIFESSWFVYLARQGARPWSIAFMAPEHPSAPPGPEPFSGHGVCLELQTADATAEFQKLSAAGAPIRYALTDEPFGQRRFGLFDPAGLWIDVVEQIEPAAGFWDKYMIGPAN, from the coding sequence ATGGATCTCGTCGATGCCTATCCGATTATTGTGACCGATAAACTGGGGGCATGTCGCGACTTCTATGCCAAGTGGTTTGGGCTGGAGGTGATTTTCGAGTCGTCGTGGTTTGTCTACCTGGCGCGGCAAGGTGCGCGGCCTTGGAGCATCGCTTTTATGGCTCCCGAGCATCCGAGCGCACCTCCCGGTCCAGAGCCGTTCAGCGGCCACGGGGTTTGTCTCGAGTTGCAAACAGCCGATGCGACAGCCGAGTTTCAAAAGCTCTCGGCTGCTGGTGCGCCGATTCGCTATGCACTCACTGATGAACCGTTTGGCCAGCGGAGGTTTGGACTTTTTGATCCTGCGGGGCTGTGGATCGACGTCGTTGAGCAAATCGAGCCAGCTGCAGGTTTTTGGGATAAGTACATGATCGGTCCGGCCAACTAG
- a CDS encoding YbjN domain-containing protein, whose protein sequence is MFRPLLASLVVFATLLTTSTLAAQDAPPLGGLIGNAGNGGGAGAADKIIEKLSPDVVIEVLKAEGYKDLQHVPSTKEDSPDAIFVTYEGRRVLVVVPNGGDLLQVNYFVEEHNATLKKVNDWNRNHYITKACILSDTSVSMGADLVVAGSKKTTMAKFLNYYFSQLAPFYKEVCEE, encoded by the coding sequence ATGTTCCGTCCACTTTTGGCCTCGCTGGTAGTCTTCGCCACCCTACTCACCACGAGCACCCTCGCTGCCCAAGATGCACCACCACTGGGCGGACTCATCGGCAACGCAGGCAACGGAGGTGGTGCCGGCGCAGCCGACAAAATTATCGAGAAGCTCTCGCCCGACGTGGTGATCGAAGTCCTGAAGGCCGAAGGCTACAAGGACCTGCAGCATGTTCCATCCACGAAGGAAGATAGCCCCGACGCAATCTTCGTCACCTACGAAGGACGTCGCGTGCTCGTCGTGGTTCCCAATGGTGGCGATCTGCTTCAGGTGAACTACTTCGTGGAAGAACACAACGCCACCTTGAAAAAGGTGAACGATTGGAACCGCAACCACTACATCACGAAGGCCTGCATCCTCTCCGACACTTCAGTGAGCATGGGTGCCGACCTCGTCGTGGCCGGGTCGAAGAAGACCACCATGGCGAAATTTTTGAACTACTACTTCTCGCAGCTTGCTCCGTTCTACAAAGAAGTGTGCGAAGAATAG